Proteins encoded together in one Microbacterium oxydans window:
- a CDS encoding DUF4129 domain-containing protein, protein MIRRLDDLYVPDGDGARRWAEEELANPRYADAKPTWFDLVARDIGRFFEDLFSADNGANIGPSALIIVSVIIVGALIAALIIWGRPRSSRAVRRARADLLGASDDRTAAQLRSDAERSARAGDWNSATIFRYRAIARSLLERDLIDPAPGATAQAIARDASTVFADEADAMRRAAVSFDDVRYLGHAATPESYRELTATDERLAARRPEAVPA, encoded by the coding sequence ATGATCCGACGTCTCGACGATCTATACGTCCCCGACGGGGATGGAGCGCGGCGCTGGGCGGAGGAGGAACTCGCCAACCCGCGCTACGCGGACGCGAAGCCGACGTGGTTCGACCTCGTGGCCCGCGACATCGGGCGCTTCTTCGAGGATCTGTTCAGCGCGGACAACGGCGCGAACATCGGACCGTCGGCCCTGATCATCGTGAGCGTCATCATCGTGGGCGCTCTGATCGCCGCGCTCATCATCTGGGGCCGGCCGCGGAGCTCCCGCGCCGTCCGGCGTGCTCGCGCCGACCTCCTCGGCGCGAGCGACGACCGCACGGCGGCCCAGCTGCGCTCCGATGCCGAGCGCAGCGCCCGCGCGGGCGACTGGAACAGCGCGACCATCTTCCGCTATCGCGCCATCGCCCGCAGCCTGCTGGAGCGCGACCTGATCGACCCCGCCCCCGGAGCCACGGCGCAGGCGATCGCCCGCGACGCGAGCACCGTCTTCGCGGATGAGGCGGACGCGATGCGCCGGGCCGCCGTCTCCTTCGACGATGTCCGCTACCTCGGGCATGCGGCGACCCCGGAGAGCTACCGCGAGCTCACGGCCACCGACGAGCGGCTCGCCGCCCGCCGGCCCGAGGCGGTTCCGGCATGA